A single window of Leptospira semungkisensis DNA harbors:
- a CDS encoding thioesterase family protein has translation MAVTEEQHVRTRFSDLDTQRHTTSRTYEDSCLGERYKLLEGAGYSWKRMIEESVRLQTIGADIRFLAQQMENTNLSVRTSLSSGADGFLVFTQEVVDPSGKVAAEIRTLARTEKEGKPFPIFPVQESAEALVSSFESVTPFSGRCERASVNRDLFFCERNPFGEYNPSHYWRLLEEGRWNFTAECGLSLDDLVAMDTTLFYMGGKIRYHKPLVAGQKATVKTWIRSFEKIWSRMRQEITDSETGEVLAESLDDLLVVSVSKSRPKKAGEDMLKVFSKVTEFPEGEGEK, from the coding sequence ATGGCGGTTACGGAAGAACAGCATGTGAGAACCAGATTTTCGGATCTAGACACACAGAGACATACAACCAGCAGGACGTATGAGGATTCTTGTCTGGGCGAGAGATACAAATTGTTAGAAGGTGCCGGTTATTCTTGGAAGAGAATGATAGAAGAATCGGTTCGACTTCAAACAATTGGTGCTGACATTCGTTTTCTAGCCCAACAAATGGAAAACACGAACTTATCGGTCCGTACTTCCTTGAGTTCCGGCGCCGATGGCTTTTTGGTCTTCACTCAAGAAGTCGTAGATCCAAGCGGCAAGGTGGCGGCTGAGATCCGCACTCTTGCAAGAACCGAAAAAGAAGGAAAACCATTCCCGATCTTTCCTGTCCAAGAAAGCGCAGAGGCCCTAGTTTCCTCATTCGAATCGGTAACTCCTTTTTCAGGACGATGCGAAAGAGCGAGCGTGAACAGGGATCTATTCTTCTGCGAAAGAAATCCATTCGGCGAATACAATCCTTCTCATTACTGGAGACTTCTCGAAGAAGGGAGATGGAATTTTACCGCAGAGTGCGGGTTGAGCCTAGACGATTTGGTCGCTATGGACACCACCTTATTCTACATGGGTGGAAAGATACGTTATCATAAACCTCTGGTCGCAGGACAGAAAGCGACCGTTAAGACTTGGATCCGAAGCTTTGAAAAGATTTGGAGCCGTATGCGCCAAGAGATCACTGACTCCGAAACCGGTGAAGTATTAGCCGAGTCCTTGGATGATCTGCTCGTGGTCTCCGTAAGCAAGTCTCGTCCTAAGAAAGCGGGAGAAGACATGTTGAAAGTCTTCTCGAAAGTCACCGAGTTCCCTGAAGGAGAAGGTGAAAAATGA
- the msrB gene encoding peptide-methionine (R)-S-oxide reductase MsrB gives MNFEVQKSEDDWKKTLSSEQYRILREKGTERAFTGEYYYNKEKGKYYCAACGAELFDSNTKYESGSGWPSFFKPASDKAVHSETDTSHGMTRTEVVCARCGGHLGHVFSDGPAPTGLRYCINSVSLKFKKD, from the coding sequence ATGAATTTCGAAGTGCAAAAATCCGAAGATGATTGGAAGAAAACTCTCAGTTCGGAGCAGTACCGAATCTTAAGAGAGAAAGGAACCGAAAGAGCTTTTACCGGCGAATATTATTATAATAAGGAAAAAGGAAAGTATTACTGCGCTGCTTGCGGAGCGGAGTTATTCGATTCCAATACAAAGTATGAATCCGGAAGCGGATGGCCTTCTTTTTTCAAACCTGCTTCTGATAAGGCCGTTCATTCTGAAACAGATACAAGTCATGGCATGACAAGAACAGAAGTTGTATGCGCAAGATGCGGAGGACATTTGGGACATGTATTCTCTGATGGTCCTGCGCCTACTGGATTGCGTTATTGTATCAATTCTGTCTCTCTCAAGTTTAAGAAAGACTGA
- a CDS encoding esterase/lipase family protein: MKKDHLTYLPEKGDIRPVFVQHLFEIYHHIYYFICHVLGIFIDIPHHTEGYKRPIVCVSGFLGRSLTWAAMRKHLISLGHPVYVVPLGFQVGNIRKKSKILENFLIENDIKDCYLFCHSMGGLIAAGLSYKGRDRVRKIFVIGSPLSGTYMAYLAPIFPCTWQMMPGSKLTKEVVETYSKFHNVQAVFTKGDGIVRPWENSRLGHFDDVEIPEYGHLNLYLGSLGIECMGSLVTSEEKKDPLPIKQKPVAKEESKKEISTPSSKTTAKKKTAAAKKPASSPKKKASPKKVKPKKKR, translated from the coding sequence ATGAAGAAAGATCATCTTACCTACCTTCCAGAAAAAGGCGATATTCGTCCTGTATTCGTTCAGCATCTCTTCGAGATCTATCATCATATCTATTATTTTATCTGTCATGTTCTGGGGATCTTCATCGATATTCCTCATCATACCGAAGGATACAAAAGACCGATCGTTTGTGTTTCCGGATTTTTAGGTAGAAGTTTGACTTGGGCTGCGATGCGTAAGCATCTCATCTCTCTCGGACATCCTGTATATGTGGTGCCCCTAGGTTTCCAAGTCGGCAATATTAGAAAGAAGAGCAAGATTCTCGAAAATTTCCTGATCGAAAACGATATCAAGGACTGCTATCTTTTCTGTCATTCCATGGGTGGACTGATTGCTGCAGGACTTAGCTATAAAGGAAGGGACAGAGTCCGCAAGATCTTCGTGATCGGATCTCCTTTAAGCGGTACGTATATGGCGTATCTCGCTCCTATTTTTCCTTGTACTTGGCAAATGATGCCAGGTTCCAAACTTACCAAAGAAGTGGTCGAAACTTATTCAAAATTTCATAATGTACAAGCAGTATTTACCAAGGGAGACGGGATCGTTCGTCCTTGGGAAAACTCACGCCTTGGACATTTCGACGATGTGGAAATTCCCGAATACGGACATTTGAATTTATATCTTGGTTCTCTAGGAATCGAGTGCATGGGATCTCTTGTAACTTCCGAAGAGAAGAAGGATCCACTACCTATCAAACAAAAGCCGGTTGCTAAAGAAGAGTCCAAAAAAGAAATTTCGACTCCTTCTTCCAAAACGACCGCGAAAAAGAAGACGGCGGCTGCTAAAAAACCGGCTTCCTCTCCTAAGAAAAAAGCTTCACCTAAGAAGGTAAAACCGAAGAAGAAGCGTTAA
- a CDS encoding TetR/AcrR family transcriptional regulator gives MTAQRKKRDSGASVRERILDTATELFYKQGFSNTGMRQIIQESGSVAASLYDHFPSKKELGIAYLARQEEKTLSDLGSLMERYPEVQEFLRAWVILKERQIRHYEFFGDPFAGFANQVMDSDPEYTEFLKGIAEKWMKMIRDYLSRAVASGQFTRNMDIQYVSRRVLMAYHGSITLWRMTKDLRYIREMEDSLREIFEDYTAR, from the coding sequence ATGACCGCGCAGAGAAAAAAAAGAGATTCTGGGGCCAGTGTCAGGGAAAGGATCCTCGATACTGCTACCGAACTTTTCTATAAACAGGGCTTTTCCAATACCGGAATGAGACAGATTATCCAGGAATCCGGTTCAGTCGCCGCTAGTCTTTATGATCATTTTCCTTCTAAAAAAGAATTAGGGATCGCTTATCTTGCACGCCAAGAAGAGAAGACTCTCTCCGATCTAGGTTCTTTGATGGAAAGATATCCTGAGGTGCAAGAGTTCCTAAGAGCCTGGGTCATCTTAAAAGAAAGACAGATCCGACATTACGAATTCTTTGGAGATCCGTTTGCGGGCTTCGCAAATCAGGTTATGGATTCCGATCCGGAATACACCGAGTTCTTGAAAGGGATCGCGGAAAAATGGATGAAGATGATCCGGGATTATCTTAGCAGAGCAGTAGCATCCGGACAATTCACTCGCAATATGGATATCCAATATGTTTCCAGAAGAGTGCTCATGGCTTATCATGGTTCTATCACTCTCTGGAGAATGACTAAGGATCTGCGTTATATCAGAGAGATGGAAGATAGTCTTCGAGAAATCTTCGAAGACTATACCGCCAGATAA
- a CDS encoding acyl-CoA dehydrogenase family protein, whose product MIQGNYFQDNSDLQTHFDHIIDWNELVTAYEHNFEDSAKYKATNDERYAYAPSSTQEAVDYYKSIVDSLGEIMGDFVAPRSKEMDQIGLKYDSGKVTFPKAQEECYKTLKDSGLMPISISRKYGGLGLPATVQSVMCEIAARADAAFCLAYGNINIVEIMERFASDEMCNEWLPQIASGKFSAAMALTEPNYGSDLPNVQTRATQDADGTWKINGAKRFITHACGYIDSPSIILTLARTGSPESGARGLSFFLVQGKDVHVAGIEHKLGLHCSPTCEVVFENSPGILIGKTGYGLVKYSMGMMNAARLTIATQSLGIGTAAYFEAKKYASERIQFGKPIEQIPAVRKILDKMEREILATRCLVTETGRAIDLYHWKKERMLKEEGKSERDVSQDEGIRRWEKLADLFTPMSKYYASEGCVAIASDAIQIHGGSGYTEDYDVARIYRDSRITTIYEGTTQLQVVAAIGGVVSGMAPSGHLRAYAEEEMSKFSASSDLKSLWEKLEHAVQLYKGIGDGKTKDEFAFETVEIAARFVAGMLFEKSLTRVDSSQKNSRAEHSVAYNVDSLAIAEGNLVRLERASRQAAAV is encoded by the coding sequence ATGATCCAAGGCAACTATTTCCAGGATAATTCCGACCTACAAACCCATTTCGATCATATCATTGATTGGAATGAATTAGTCACCGCATACGAACACAATTTCGAAGATTCGGCCAAGTATAAGGCAACCAACGACGAACGATACGCTTATGCTCCTTCGAGTACGCAAGAAGCAGTGGATTATTATAAATCTATTGTGGATTCCTTAGGCGAGATCATGGGAGATTTCGTGGCTCCTAGAAGCAAGGAGATGGACCAGATCGGTTTGAAATACGATAGCGGCAAAGTTACATTTCCGAAAGCTCAGGAAGAATGTTATAAAACTCTAAAAGATTCCGGGCTGATGCCTATTTCTATTTCTAGAAAATACGGCGGCTTAGGTCTTCCTGCTACTGTGCAATCCGTTATGTGCGAGATCGCGGCCAGAGCAGATGCAGCATTCTGCCTTGCATACGGAAATATTAATATTGTTGAGATCATGGAGAGATTCGCTTCGGACGAAATGTGCAACGAATGGTTGCCTCAGATCGCTTCCGGAAAATTCAGCGCTGCCATGGCTTTGACCGAACCGAATTACGGATCGGATCTTCCGAATGTGCAAACCAGAGCGACTCAGGATGCGGACGGCACATGGAAGATCAACGGAGCTAAAAGATTTATCACTCATGCATGCGGCTATATTGATTCTCCTTCTATCATTCTTACGTTAGCAAGAACAGGAAGTCCGGAGAGCGGAGCTAGAGGTCTTTCCTTCTTCTTAGTGCAAGGTAAGGACGTACATGTTGCGGGAATCGAACATAAGTTAGGACTTCATTGTTCTCCTACTTGCGAAGTAGTCTTTGAGAATTCTCCGGGAATTCTAATCGGAAAAACAGGTTACGGTCTTGTGAAGTATTCTATGGGAATGATGAATGCTGCAAGACTTACGATCGCAACTCAATCCTTGGGAATAGGCACCGCAGCTTATTTCGAAGCGAAGAAGTATGCTTCCGAAAGAATACAATTCGGAAAACCGATCGAGCAGATCCCTGCAGTTCGTAAGATCCTTGATAAGATGGAAAGAGAGATACTCGCCACAAGATGTCTTGTTACTGAAACAGGAAGAGCAATCGATCTCTATCATTGGAAAAAAGAAAGAATGCTCAAAGAAGAAGGAAAGAGCGAGAGAGATGTAAGCCAAGACGAAGGAATTCGTCGCTGGGAAAAACTCGCCGATCTATTCACTCCTATGAGTAAATACTACGCCTCCGAAGGTTGTGTTGCGATCGCTTCTGACGCAATTCAGATCCATGGAGGAAGCGGCTACACTGAAGATTATGATGTAGCGAGAATCTATCGGGACAGTAGGATCACTACTATCTACGAAGGAACCACTCAATTGCAAGTAGTGGCTGCAATTGGAGGCGTGGTTTCCGGTATGGCTCCTTCTGGTCATCTAAGAGCGTACGCCGAAGAAGAGATGTCTAAATTCTCCGCCTCTTCCGATCTGAAAAGCCTTTGGGAAAAATTGGAGCATGCAGTCCAACTCTACAAAGGAATTGGAGACGGAAAAACCAAGGATGAGTTCGCCTTTGAAACTGTAGAGATCGCGGCTCGCTTCGTCGCAGGAATGCTTTTTGAAAAATCACTGACTAGAGTTGACTCGAGCCAGAAAAATTCCAGAGCGGAACACTCTGTTGCGTATAACGTGGATTCTCTTGCGATTGCAGAAGGAAATCTTGTGCGATTAGAAAGAGCTTCTCGTCAAGCAGCAGCCGTTTAA